The following proteins are co-located in the Acanthochromis polyacanthus isolate Apoly-LR-REF ecotype Palm Island chromosome 7, KAUST_Apoly_ChrSc, whole genome shotgun sequence genome:
- the klf9 gene encoding Krueppel-like factor 9, which yields MSELDVSADCVPSRPPGRTEDILKENQENRTLLMVAMILLDLNKCNPAAIGAGGSKCEPGAQEKMERGSCRLNAGDSRGSLAPKQSRNKKAGARQESPEKRHCCPFAGCGKMYGKSSHLKAHLRVHTGERPFECTWPDCGKKFSRSDELTRHYRTHTGEKRFNCPLCDKCFMRSDHLTKHARRHAGFHPSMLQGSSVAKRRRCSVSMSSSDSGDQSPTGV from the exons ATGTCGGAGCTGGATGTCTCTGCAGACTGCGTCCCGAGCCGACCCCCAGGGCGGACAGAGGACATATTGAAAGAGAACCAGGAGAACAGGACTTTACTGATGGTGGCAATGATTTTACTGGACTTGAACAAATGCAACCCCGCTGCTATAGGCGCCGGAGGCAGCAAATGCGAACCCGGGGCGCAGGAGAAGATGGAGCGGGGGAGTTGCCGGTTGAACGCCGGGGACAGCCGGGGCTCGCTTGCTCCCAAACAGTCCCGGAACAAGAAGGCGGGGGCGAGGCAGGAGTCCCCTGAGAAGAGGCACTGCTGCCCCTTCGCCGGCTGTGGGAAGATGTACGGCAAGTCGTCCCACCTCAAGGCCCATTTAAGGGTCCATACCG GTGAGCGCCCCTTTGAATGTACCTGGCCAGACTGTGGCAAGAAGTTCTCCCGATCAGACGAGTTGACGCGTCACTACCGCACGCACACGGGCGAGAAGCGCTTCAACTGTCCACTGTGTGACAAGTGCTTCATGAGGAGTGACCACCTGACTAAACATGCCCGGCGACACGCAGGCTTCCACCCCAGCATGCTCCAGGGCTCCAGCGTGGCCAAGAGACGCCGCTGCTCCGTGTCCATGTCCTCCTCTGATTCTGGAGACCAAAGCCCCACTGGGGTTTGA